Proteins co-encoded in one Sulfurimonas sp. HSL1-2 genomic window:
- the lpxD gene encoding UDP-3-O-(3-hydroxymyristoyl)glucosamine N-acyltransferase: MRLSLIAETLGTPLPGEEREIRAMNTLADASADELSYLSDNRYLNSLETTKAAAVLVKANAVDAVPEHCIALVCEDVSLSMAKATSLFTPPLIDHDAAEPLIGEKSFIDPRANIEKGAVIGNGVTVMAGAYVGSGAVIGDDTVIFPNVTIYRDCRIGARCRIHGGTTIGADGFGYAHTAQGEHVKIYQNGNVVIEDDVEIGANCSIDRALFNSTFIRRGAKIDNNVHVGHNCDIGEHCIFVAQVGVGGSTRLGRNCVVSGQTAFSDHLEIAPFTTFTARSGVTKSIKESGKIFSGYPLMEHRLWSRLQSRLSKLAKEGISTKKRVKTHEVE; encoded by the coding sequence GTGCGACTCTCTCTCATCGCGGAAACACTCGGTACGCCGCTGCCGGGTGAAGAGCGCGAGATCCGTGCCATGAATACGCTGGCGGATGCGTCGGCGGACGAACTCTCCTACCTTTCAGATAACCGTTACCTCAACTCCCTGGAAACGACAAAGGCCGCAGCGGTTCTGGTCAAAGCGAATGCCGTAGATGCCGTTCCGGAGCACTGCATCGCGCTCGTGTGCGAGGACGTCTCGCTCAGTATGGCAAAGGCGACATCCCTTTTTACCCCGCCGCTGATCGACCATGATGCCGCCGAACCGCTTATCGGGGAAAAGAGCTTTATCGATCCGCGCGCCAATATCGAGAAGGGGGCCGTGATCGGTAATGGTGTCACGGTCATGGCCGGTGCCTATGTCGGTTCGGGCGCCGTGATCGGCGACGATACGGTTATTTTTCCCAATGTGACGATCTACCGTGACTGCCGAATCGGGGCACGCTGCCGCATCCACGGCGGGACGACCATCGGTGCGGACGGATTTGGTTATGCGCATACGGCGCAGGGAGAGCACGTCAAGATCTATCAAAACGGCAATGTCGTCATCGAGGACGACGTCGAAATCGGCGCGAACTGTTCGATCGACCGGGCACTCTTCAACTCCACCTTCATCCGTCGCGGTGCGAAGATCGACAACAATGTGCATGTGGGGCACAACTGCGATATCGGGGAACACTGTATCTTCGTCGCACAGGTCGGTGTCGGCGGTTCGACGCGTCTGGGTCGCAACTGTGTCGTCAGCGGCCAGACGGCATTCTCGGATCACCTGGAGATTGCCCCGTTTACAACGTTTACGGCACGTTCCGGCGTGACGAAATCCATCAAGGAGAGCGGCAAAATTTTCAGCGGCTACCCGTTGATGGAACACCGCCTCTGGAGCCGGCTGCAAAGCCGGCTGTCGAAGCTGGCCAAAGAGGGGATCAGCACAAAAAAGCGAGTCAAAACCCATGAAGTTGAGTGA
- the speA gene encoding biosynthetic arginine decarboxylase produces MQQPYGLDIWGDHNFIIRDGRAHINYKSSPALIDIIKQIRSEEISGPVILRFPHLISKQIDALYGHFNRAIEENHYHGRFKAVYPLKVNQYPEVVKSIVEAGKDHQYGLEAGSKAELILAMANTPTGSPITVNGFKDVEMITMGFLAAQMGHNITLTIEGIGELESIIEVAESTPYRVPNIGIRIRLHSGGSGIWAKSGGMQAKFGLTSTELLEAFELLKRYDLLDRFTMLHFHIGSQMDEIAPLKRALREAGNIYAELKRMGADTLRAINIGGGLSVEYAQHPSQRVRNYSLKEFANDVVFLLGGIMNDKGVEHPNIVTESGRFITASHAVLVTPVLELFSHDYQERSLKLKEVNPPLIEELLELNNMLTSGNSIEYLHDALDHLESLLKLFELGYIDLQDRSNAETLVHLIIKKALYLKQSNQLPEIERLQERLQERYLVNSSFFQSMPDYWGLKQHFPVMPLDRLEQPAIRAASLWDITCDSDGEIGFDPKAPLYLHDVDLDVEEYFLGFFNVGAYQETLGMHHNLFSHPSEATVLIDDDGYRFTNLDEAEDILEILDNLEYDPATVLKQLETRIAESEFRTKEGNRDTLSTLKHFLAQNGYLRTTK; encoded by the coding sequence ATGCAACAGCCCTACGGACTCGATATCTGGGGTGACCACAACTTCATCATCCGCGACGGCAGAGCCCACATCAACTACAAGAGCTCACCCGCGCTGATCGATATTATCAAGCAAATCCGTTCGGAAGAGATTAGCGGACCCGTAATTCTCCGGTTCCCCCACCTCATTTCCAAACAGATCGATGCCCTCTACGGCCACTTTAACCGCGCCATCGAGGAAAACCACTATCATGGGCGCTTCAAAGCCGTCTATCCGCTGAAAGTCAACCAGTACCCGGAGGTCGTCAAGTCCATCGTGGAAGCGGGCAAGGATCACCAATACGGCCTGGAGGCCGGTTCCAAGGCGGAACTGATCCTCGCCATGGCCAATACGCCGACTGGCTCACCGATTACCGTTAACGGCTTCAAAGACGTCGAGATGATCACCATGGGCTTCCTCGCGGCCCAGATGGGCCATAACATCACCCTGACCATCGAAGGGATCGGCGAACTCGAATCGATCATTGAAGTCGCCGAAAGCACCCCCTACCGCGTCCCGAACATCGGCATCCGGATCCGCCTGCACAGCGGCGGCAGCGGGATCTGGGCCAAAAGCGGCGGGATGCAGGCGAAGTTCGGCCTTACCTCGACCGAGCTGCTCGAAGCCTTCGAACTGCTCAAGCGCTATGACCTGCTCGACCGTTTTACGATGCTGCACTTCCATATCGGTTCGCAGATGGACGAGATCGCCCCGCTCAAACGTGCCCTGCGCGAAGCGGGGAATATCTACGCCGAGCTCAAACGGATGGGGGCCGATACGCTGCGCGCCATCAACATCGGCGGCGGCCTCTCCGTCGAATATGCCCAGCACCCCTCACAGCGGGTCCGCAACTACAGTCTCAAAGAGTTCGCCAACGACGTTGTCTTCCTGCTCGGCGGGATCATGAATGACAAGGGGGTCGAACATCCCAACATCGTCACCGAATCGGGCCGCTTCATTACCGCGTCGCACGCCGTCCTCGTCACACCGGTACTGGAGCTCTTCTCCCACGACTACCAGGAGCGCTCCCTCAAGCTCAAAGAGGTGAATCCGCCCCTGATCGAGGAGCTGCTCGAACTCAACAACATGCTCACCTCCGGCAACAGTATCGAGTACCTGCACGATGCGCTTGACCACCTCGAATCCCTGCTCAAGCTGTTCGAGCTGGGTTATATCGACCTGCAGGACCGTTCCAACGCGGAGACCCTGGTGCACCTCATTATCAAGAAGGCCCTCTACCTCAAACAGAGCAACCAGCTCCCCGAGATCGAACGGCTGCAAGAGAGGCTGCAGGAGCGCTACCTCGTCAACAGCTCCTTCTTCCAGAGCATGCCGGATTACTGGGGCCTCAAACAGCACTTCCCCGTGATGCCGCTGGACCGTCTGGAACAGCCGGCCATCCGGGCGGCATCCCTGTGGGATATCACCTGCGACAGCGACGGGGAGATCGGTTTCGATCCCAAAGCGCCGCTCTACCTGCACGACGTGGACCTCGACGTCGAAGAGTACTTCCTGGGCTTTTTCAACGTCGGTGCCTACCAGGAGACCCTCGGCATGCATCACAACCTTTTCAGCCACCCCAGCGAGGCGACGGTGCTGATCGACGATGACGGCTACCGCTTCACGAACCTCGACGAAGCCGAGGACATCCTCGAGATCCTCGACAACCTCGAGTACGATCCGGCCACCGTATTAAAACAACTTGAAACGCGGATTGCCGAATCCGAATTTAGGACAAAGGAAGGAAACCGTGATACACTTTCCACACTCAAACACTTCCTGGCGCAAAACGGCTATTTGCGTACGACAAAATAA
- the hisS gene encoding histidine--tRNA ligase encodes MIRSLRGMNDILPPDNVRFEYFLQTATAIARRYGFSYVETPLLEETALFKRSVGESSDIVGKEMYQFIDKGDNDVCLRPEGTAGVVRAFVQNKLDRAGGIQRYFYHGPMFRYERPQKGRLREFHQFGCESFGVDSVYEDVTIITMVADILAALGISFRLKINSLGDQHCMPQYREKLVGFLDKHEEHICEDCARRKATNPIRVLDCKNEQCQILYKEAPKLMDNLCEACDSDFATLKQLLDEGGIAYEVDTHLVRGLDYYSKTAFEFVSDEIGAQSAVAGGGRYDRLVEFLDGRATPAVGFAIGIERLLELVKMPEAVRDGYYMGAMDAESLPPIMQLARAKRTDNTVVVEYAPKGLKAHLKGADRINARYCVVIGENERAAGNVWIKDLDTKTESVIAADQL; translated from the coding sequence ATGATTCGTTCCCTGCGTGGTATGAATGACATTCTGCCGCCGGACAACGTGCGGTTTGAATACTTTTTACAAACAGCGACGGCCATCGCCCGCCGCTACGGCTTCAGCTATGTCGAAACGCCGCTGCTCGAGGAGACGGCGCTCTTCAAACGCTCCGTCGGCGAGTCCAGCGATATCGTCGGCAAGGAGATGTACCAGTTCATCGACAAGGGCGACAACGACGTCTGCCTCCGTCCCGAGGGGACCGCCGGGGTGGTCCGCGCTTTTGTGCAGAACAAGCTCGACCGCGCCGGGGGGATCCAGCGCTACTTCTACCACGGGCCGATGTTCCGGTACGAACGCCCCCAGAAGGGACGCCTGCGCGAATTCCACCAGTTCGGGTGCGAAAGCTTCGGCGTCGATTCGGTTTACGAAGACGTCACGATCATTACGATGGTCGCCGACATTCTCGCCGCGCTGGGGATCTCCTTCCGCCTCAAGATCAACTCCCTCGGCGACCAGCACTGTATGCCGCAGTACCGCGAAAAGCTCGTCGGTTTTCTCGACAAGCACGAGGAACATATCTGCGAGGATTGCGCACGCCGCAAGGCGACCAACCCCATCCGTGTACTCGACTGTAAGAACGAACAGTGCCAGATCCTCTACAAAGAGGCCCCGAAGCTGATGGACAACCTCTGCGAAGCGTGTGACAGCGACTTCGCAACGCTCAAACAGCTGCTCGACGAAGGCGGGATCGCCTACGAAGTCGACACCCACCTGGTGCGCGGCCTGGACTACTACTCCAAGACCGCCTTCGAATTCGTCAGCGACGAGATCGGCGCGCAGAGCGCCGTGGCCGGCGGGGGGCGCTACGACCGCCTCGTCGAGTTCCTGGACGGCCGCGCGACCCCGGCCGTCGGCTTCGCCATCGGAATCGAACGTCTGCTCGAACTGGTCAAAATGCCCGAGGCGGTCCGCGACGGTTATTACATGGGGGCAATGGATGCGGAGTCCCTCCCCCCGATCATGCAACTGGCCCGGGCGAAACGCACTGACAACACTGTCGTCGTCGAATACGCGCCCAAAGGCCTCAAGGCCCACCTCAAAGGGGCCGACCGTATCAATGCGCGCTACTGTGTCGTCATCGGCGAGAACGAACGTGCGGCGGGGAACGTCTGGATCAAAGATCTCGACACCAAAACCGAATCGGTAATTGCGGCCGATCAACTCTAA
- the lpxD gene encoding UDP-3-O-(3-hydroxymyristoyl)glucosamine N-acyltransferase gives MKLSEICQKLGITYNGEDREIAGLNALQDAGQNEVSFLENPKYASQLSATNAAAVLVTASMAQQLPAHSIPLIVDEPYIALAKASAFFAPQRLEHDLPEAAVGAGTVIEAGAFVAKGSTIGQNCHIMPGVFIGNNVTVGDNTILYPNVTVYRDCRIGSDCIIHAGTVIGSDGFGFATTKLGEHVKIYQNGNAVIEDDVEIGSNTTIDRAVFKSTVIKKGARIDNLVQVGHNCVIGEYSVLVSQVGLAGSSRLGRNVVMGGQSATAGHLSIAPFTTIAARGGVTKNVDKAGVYGGFPLMEHKLWLKLQGKLARLLKA, from the coding sequence ATGAAGTTGAGTGAAATCTGCCAAAAACTGGGCATTACGTACAACGGTGAGGATCGTGAGATTGCGGGCCTCAATGCGCTGCAGGATGCGGGACAGAATGAAGTGAGTTTTCTGGAAAACCCGAAATACGCTTCACAGCTCTCCGCTACGAATGCCGCGGCCGTACTGGTGACAGCGTCCATGGCGCAGCAGTTGCCGGCACACTCCATCCCCCTGATCGTCGACGAGCCCTATATTGCATTGGCGAAAGCCTCCGCCTTTTTCGCGCCCCAGCGCCTTGAACACGATCTGCCCGAAGCCGCCGTAGGTGCAGGGACGGTGATCGAAGCGGGTGCCTTTGTCGCCAAGGGGAGTACTATCGGCCAAAACTGCCACATTATGCCCGGTGTCTTTATCGGAAACAACGTCACCGTCGGCGACAATACGATCCTCTACCCCAATGTCACGGTCTACCGTGACTGCAGGATCGGCAGCGACTGTATCATCCATGCAGGGACGGTGATCGGCAGCGACGGCTTCGGCTTTGCAACGACGAAACTGGGCGAGCACGTCAAGATCTATCAAAACGGGAATGCCGTCATCGAAGATGATGTCGAGATCGGCTCCAACACGACCATTGACCGTGCCGTCTTCAAGAGCACCGTGATCAAAAAAGGGGCGCGGATCGACAACCTGGTGCAGGTCGGGCACAACTGCGTCATCGGCGAATACAGCGTCCTGGTCTCGCAGGTGGGGCTTGCCGGCTCCTCCCGCCTGGGACGCAACGTCGTCATGGGCGGCCAGAGCGCGACGGCCGGCCACCTTTCCATTGCACCGTTTACGACGATCGCCGCGCGCGGCGGGGTGACGAAGAACGTCGACAAAGCCGGTGTCTACGGCGGGTTCCCGCTGATGGAACACAAGCTCTGGCTGAAACTCCAGGGCAAGCTCGCGCGTCTGCTCAAAGCCTGA
- the cysE gene encoding serine O-acetyltransferase — MGLFAEIKEDFVNVYHNDPAIRSRFELFFNYPGIWAVTWYRIANRFYRNGFRRTARFIMAINQILTNIDIHPGATIGRRFFIDHGIGVVIGETCIIEDDVLVYQGVTLGGVSLTPGKRHPTIKNHAVIGAGAKVLGDIIIGENAKIGSNSVVVKPVPDNSTAVGIPARIIEKGRDKDPLSHNKLPDIDKELFEYLLKRVAVLEHILMQDNAEILEQDLELENIYDSFLKAMK; from the coding sequence GTGGGCCTATTTGCTGAAATCAAAGAAGATTTTGTCAACGTCTACCATAACGACCCTGCCATCCGAAGCCGCTTCGAACTCTTTTTCAACTACCCCGGTATCTGGGCGGTCACCTGGTACCGGATCGCCAACCGTTTCTACCGCAACGGTTTCCGCCGCACCGCACGCTTCATCATGGCGATCAACCAGATCCTGACCAATATCGACATCCACCCGGGAGCCACGATCGGGCGCCGCTTCTTTATCGACCACGGCATCGGGGTCGTCATCGGCGAGACCTGTATCATCGAAGATGACGTCCTCGTCTACCAGGGTGTGACGCTTGGCGGCGTCAGCCTGACCCCGGGCAAACGCCACCCGACGATCAAGAACCATGCCGTTATCGGCGCGGGCGCCAAAGTGCTCGGCGATATCATCATCGGTGAAAATGCCAAGATCGGCTCCAACTCGGTCGTCGTCAAACCGGTCCCGGACAACTCCACCGCCGTCGGTATCCCGGCACGCATCATCGAAAAAGGGCGCGACAAGGACCCGCTCAGCCACAACAAGCTTCCCGACATCGACAAGGAGCTCTTCGAATACCTCCTGAAGCGTGTGGCCGTCCTTGAACACATCCTCATGCAGGATAATGCCGAAATCCTCGAGCAGGATCTCGAACTGGAGAATATCTACGACTCCTTCCTCAAAGCGATGAAATGA
- a CDS encoding VanZ family protein — protein MTAARLLFAAALLAISILAFIPSYEPLPKLASFSDILNHFAAFFTLYMLHLFAYPALSWRIRSAALLGYGLLIEIVQAFLPNRHASFSDIAVDAAAVAAAMLLHRVACRLRTRCT, from the coding sequence ATGACCGCCGCGAGGCTTCTCTTCGCCGCCGCACTCCTCGCCATTTCGATCCTCGCCTTTATCCCCAGCTACGAACCGCTGCCGAAACTCGCTTCCTTCAGCGATATCCTCAACCATTTTGCCGCCTTTTTCACCCTCTATATGCTCCACCTTTTTGCCTACCCCGCACTTTCCTGGCGAATTCGTAGCGCCGCCCTGCTCGGCTACGGGCTCCTCATCGAGATCGTTCAGGCCTTCCTGCCGAACCGTCACGCATCGTTTTCGGATATTGCCGTCGATGCCGCTGCGGTGGCCGCCGCGATGCTGCTTCACCGTGTTGCCTGCCGTTTGAGAACACGCTGCACCTAA
- the tmk gene encoding dTMP kinase, producing the protein MYLVLEGIDTAGKSTQMQALRALFPDACFTKEPGGTAAGERIRELILETGVRSERAEMLLFLADRSEHIEEVILPHRSELIISDRSVISGMAYAMVKQAFEPDELLRLNRFATGGVLPDFAVILKLEETELMRRLARKAHDTIESRGTEYLLAIQDELERAARLLGIPTLVIDAGLDVDTITEQIQEIIITKGES; encoded by the coding sequence ATGTACCTTGTCCTAGAGGGGATCGATACCGCCGGCAAATCGACCCAGATGCAGGCCCTGCGGGCGCTCTTCCCCGACGCCTGCTTCACCAAGGAGCCCGGCGGCACCGCTGCCGGAGAACGGATCAGGGAGCTGATCCTGGAGACGGGTGTGCGCTCCGAACGCGCAGAGATGCTGCTCTTCCTGGCCGACCGCAGCGAGCATATCGAGGAGGTTATCCTCCCGCACCGCTCCGAGCTGATCATCTCGGACCGTTCCGTCATTTCGGGGATGGCCTACGCCATGGTCAAGCAGGCCTTCGAGCCCGACGAACTGCTGCGCCTGAACCGCTTCGCCACGGGCGGAGTCCTGCCCGATTTCGCCGTGATCCTGAAGCTGGAGGAGACGGAGCTGATGCGCCGCCTCGCCCGGAAGGCCCACGACACCATCGAGTCCCGGGGCACCGAGTACCTGCTGGCCATACAGGACGAGCTCGAACGGGCTGCCCGGCTGCTGGGCATCCCGACCCTCGTCATCGATGCCGGTCTGGACGTCGACACGATCACCGAACAGATTCAAGAAATTATCATCACCAAAGGAGAGTCATGA
- a CDS encoding pyridoxal phosphate-dependent aminotransferase, translated as MQLTDRVNVLSESITIAVTALAQELRAQGKDVLSFSAGEPDFGTPRVIKDAAIAAIESDKTRYTAVDGIPELKRAVIEKLKRDNGLHYEMNQVIVNNGAKHSLFNLFSATVQEGDEVIIPAPYWVTYPELVKYCGGTPVEIMTDDASGFKITPQQLRNAITPKTKMLILTTPSNPTGAVYSKAELEGLAEVLKGTDIIVASDEMYEKLVYKGEFTSAASISDDMFKRTVTINGLSKSVAMTGWRFGYMASADAKMIKATKDLQSQSTSNINSITQYAAIKGLDGSADDEIEMMRQAFMARRDEAVERFNAIDGLSVLSPDGAFYLFVNIKEITEDSMTFCKRLLAEKEVAVVPGLGFGMDGYFRFSFATDIENIREGIARIADFVKTY; from the coding sequence ATGCAACTGACCGATAGAGTAAACGTTCTCTCCGAATCGATCACGATCGCCGTCACCGCACTCGCGCAGGAGTTGCGCGCGCAGGGTAAAGACGTGCTGAGTTTCTCCGCCGGCGAACCGGACTTCGGTACGCCCCGTGTCATTAAAGATGCCGCAATCGCCGCTATCGAAAGCGACAAAACCCGCTATACGGCCGTTGACGGCATCCCCGAACTGAAACGTGCCGTCATCGAGAAACTGAAGCGCGACAACGGCCTGCATTACGAGATGAACCAGGTCATCGTCAACAACGGCGCCAAGCATTCGCTCTTTAACCTCTTTTCGGCAACGGTCCAGGAGGGTGACGAGGTCATCATCCCCGCACCTTACTGGGTCACCTACCCGGAACTGGTCAAATACTGCGGCGGTACCCCCGTCGAGATCATGACCGACGATGCCAGTGGCTTCAAGATCACGCCGCAGCAGCTGCGTAATGCCATCACGCCGAAAACGAAGATGCTGATTCTTACCACGCCGTCGAACCCGACAGGCGCCGTCTACTCCAAAGCGGAGCTCGAAGGGCTGGCAGAAGTCCTCAAAGGCACCGACATCATCGTCGCGAGCGATGAGATGTACGAAAAACTCGTCTACAAAGGGGAGTTTACTTCCGCCGCATCGATCAGCGACGACATGTTCAAGCGTACCGTCACCATCAACGGGCTGAGCAAATCCGTCGCGATGACGGGGTGGCGTTTCGGTTACATGGCTTCCGCGGATGCCAAAATGATCAAAGCGACCAAAGACCTGCAGAGCCAGAGCACGTCCAACATCAATTCCATCACCCAGTACGCCGCCATCAAGGGCCTCGACGGCTCCGCGGATGATGAGATCGAGATGATGCGCCAGGCCTTCATGGCACGCCGCGACGAAGCGGTCGAACGCTTCAACGCCATCGACGGCCTCTCCGTGCTCTCGCCGGACGGTGCCTTCTACCTCTTTGTCAACATCAAAGAGATCACCGAAGACTCCATGACCTTCTGTAAACGCCTGCTCGCAGAAAAAGAGGTCGCGGTCGTCCCGGGTCTCGGCTTCGGGATGGACGGCTACTTCCGCTTCAGTTTTGCCACCGATATCGAAAACATCCGCGAAGGCATCGCGCGGATCGCCGACTTCGTCAAAACCTACTGA
- a CDS encoding acetolactate synthase large subunit, whose translation MQMSGAQMVIEALKHEGVDTVFGYPGGAIMNVYDEIYKQNDFQHILTRHEQAAVHAAEGYAKVTGKVGVAMVTSGPGFTNAVTGIADAYMDSIPLVVISGQVPMSLIGTDAFQEIDSVGISRSCTKHNYLVTDAADLPRVLKEAFYLAATGRPGPVHVDIPKDVTAQIAEFDYSRPVEMETYKPTTKGNARQIKKAIDAIAAAKRPLLYLGGGVINANAADEVRAFAKLTGIPAVETFMARGTMGADNPLVISMLGMHGSYAANMAMSETDLIIGLGARFDDRVTGKLSEFAKNADVIHVDIDPASISKLVNAEYPIVGDVKYVVEEMSALAKGKIDAERYAPWLETIEHFNKLHPLGYEEEPGVIKPQWVIERIGQLLGEKANISTDVGQHQMWTAQFYPFSRPRQFISSGGLGTMGFGFPAAMGVKRGDMERVSINVTGDGSILMNIQELMTSVEYKLPVINVILNNHFLGMVRQWQTLFYDKRYSETDLSMQPNWVGLVESFGGVGYNVETKEEFDAALKDAVEKNVVAMINVNVSRFENVLPMVPAGGSLFNMMLEYKDK comes from the coding sequence ATGCAGATGAGTGGCGCACAGATGGTCATTGAGGCACTGAAACACGAAGGGGTCGATACCGTATTCGGCTACCCTGGTGGTGCCATCATGAACGTCTATGACGAGATATACAAACAAAATGATTTCCAACACATCCTGACCCGGCACGAGCAGGCGGCCGTGCATGCGGCAGAAGGGTATGCGAAGGTCACCGGCAAGGTCGGCGTGGCGATGGTCACCTCCGGTCCGGGCTTCACCAACGCCGTGACGGGAATCGCCGATGCGTATATGGACTCCATCCCCCTCGTCGTTATCAGCGGGCAGGTCCCGATGTCCCTGATCGGGACGGATGCCTTCCAGGAGATCGATTCCGTCGGGATCAGCCGCTCCTGTACGAAGCATAACTACCTGGTTACCGACGCGGCTGACCTGCCGCGTGTCCTGAAAGAGGCATTTTACCTCGCCGCGACGGGGCGCCCCGGCCCGGTCCACGTCGATATCCCCAAGGATGTTACGGCCCAGATCGCCGAGTTTGACTACAGCCGTCCGGTGGAGATGGAGACCTACAAACCGACTACCAAGGGCAATGCCCGCCAGATCAAGAAAGCGATCGATGCGATCGCCGCGGCCAAACGTCCGCTGCTTTACCTGGGCGGCGGGGTTATCAATGCCAATGCTGCAGACGAAGTCCGCGCGTTCGCGAAACTGACGGGGATACCGGCAGTTGAAACCTTCATGGCCCGCGGCACGATGGGCGCAGACAACCCGCTGGTGATCTCCATGCTGGGCATGCACGGCTCCTATGCCGCGAATATGGCGATGAGCGAGACCGACCTCATTATCGGGCTGGGCGCACGTTTCGATGACCGCGTTACCGGGAAACTGAGCGAGTTCGCGAAAAACGCCGACGTTATCCATGTCGATATCGACCCCGCGAGCATCTCCAAGCTGGTCAATGCGGAGTACCCGATCGTCGGTGATGTCAAGTACGTCGTCGAGGAGATGAGCGCCCTGGCAAAAGGGAAGATCGATGCGGAACGCTACGCCCCGTGGCTGGAGACGATCGAACACTTCAACAAGCTGCATCCGCTGGGATACGAAGAGGAACCCGGTGTCATCAAGCCGCAGTGGGTCATCGAGCGCATCGGTCAGCTGCTGGGCGAAAAGGCGAACATCAGTACCGACGTCGGCCAGCACCAGATGTGGACGGCCCAATTCTATCCCTTCTCGCGTCCGCGCCAGTTCATCAGCTCCGGCGGTCTGGGGACGATGGGCTTCGGCTTCCCGGCGGCGATGGGGGTCAAGCGCGGTGATATGGAGCGTGTCAGCATCAACGTCACGGGCGACGGCTCGATCCTGATGAACATCCAGGAGCTGATGACGTCGGTCGAGTACAAACTGCCGGTCATCAACGTTATTTTGAATAACCACTTCCTGGGGATGGTCCGCCAGTGGCAGACACTGTTCTATGACAAGCGCTACTCGGAAACGGACCTCTCCATGCAGCCCAACTGGGTCGGGCTCGTCGAGAGCTTCGGCGGGGTCGGCTACAACGTCGAGACGAAAGAGGAGTTCGACGCCGCGCTCAAAGACGCCGTCGAAAAGAACGTCGTTGCGATGATCAACGTCAACGTCTCGCGTTTCGAAAACGTACTGCCGATGGTCCCGGCCGGCGGTTCGCTGTTCAATATGATGTTGGAATACAAGGATAAATGA
- the ilvN gene encoding acetolactate synthase small subunit, with product MMENERRVVSVILQNEASALSRITDLFSARGYNIESLTVAPIPESKYSRLTIATSGSVRVIEQIIKQLHKLIPVLRVYEHADLVEKEMAMVKFPITENLSDIETLSKAYNGKIVNVGNDMLIAMVADEPKRVSHYLEAVKRFNPKEIVRSGTVALER from the coding sequence ATGATGGAGAATGAAAGAAGAGTCGTTTCGGTCATCTTACAGAACGAGGCGAGCGCGCTCTCGCGGATCACAGACCTCTTTTCGGCCCGTGGCTACAATATCGAGTCGCTGACCGTTGCACCGATCCCGGAATCGAAATATTCGCGCCTCACAATCGCGACCTCCGGCTCTGTCCGGGTGATCGAACAGATCATCAAGCAGCTGCACAAGCTCATCCCGGTCCTGCGGGTTTACGAGCATGCCGATCTCGTCGAGAAGGAGATGGCGATGGTCAAGTTCCCGATCACCGAGAACCTTTCCGACATCGAGACACTGAGCAAAGCCTATAACGGCAAGATCGTCAACGTCGGCAACGACATGCTCATTGCGATGGTCGCCGATGAGCCCAAGCGCGTTTCGCACTACCTCGAGGCCGTCAAGCGTTTCAACCCCAAAGAGATTGTCCGCAGCGGTACCGTGGCACTGGAGCGCTAG
- the coaD gene encoding pantetheine-phosphate adenylyltransferase, with amino-acid sequence MIKTALYPGTFDPITNGHYDIIARALKLFDRVIVAVAESHTKKPMFTLDERVSMANAAVGGLQHVEVIGFDNLTIDLAREYGADILIRGLRAVSDFEYELQLGYLNHSLDANVETVYLMPSLRNAFVSSSIVRNLLTFNGKTEHLLPAEVEAIIRGMDSCTLS; translated from the coding sequence ATGATTAAAACAGCACTCTATCCGGGGACCTTCGACCCCATCACCAACGGGCACTACGACATCATCGCACGGGCGCTCAAACTCTTCGACCGCGTCATCGTCGCCGTGGCCGAGTCGCACACCAAAAAGCCGATGTTCACCCTCGACGAGCGCGTCAGCATGGCCAATGCCGCCGTCGGGGGGCTGCAGCACGTGGAAGTGATCGGTTTTGACAACCTCACCATCGACCTGGCCCGCGAATACGGTGCAGACATCCTCATCCGCGGCCTGCGCGCCGTCAGCGATTTCGAATACGAATTGCAGTTGGGCTACCTGAACCATTCGCTCGACGCGAACGTCGAAACGGTCTACCTGATGCCCAGCCTGCGCAACGCTTTCGTCAGTTCGTCCATCGTGCGCAACCTGCTCACCTTCAACGGCAAGACGGAGCATCTTCTGCCCGCCGAGGTCGAAGCCATCATCCGGGGAATGGACTCATGTACCTTGTCCTAG